A genome region from Anaerobacillus alkaliphilus includes the following:
- a CDS encoding TIGR03943 family putative permease subunit, translating into MNFHWAQALRALILLLFSAFIFMLHHTGEIVRFINPEYVLFSQIASVLFLFLFFIQVPRIWRDRSIEVVDHSNCGPWGCNHEDGYSQSLSIKTLLSYAIIIIPLLTGFLLPGKELDATIAMKRGVYLPGTMQEELDPSSCEDTHFHSQLSHTSTSDEQELLHSTAIILDSTRFTSHLNIITKNPTLFKGKTVQLEGFALRDETLGENYWVIARFLVTHCVADASVIGILVHLDHTDLEENAWIRVQGKLDVISHNHHGSVPIISDAKWQLIRKPKDPYVYPSK; encoded by the coding sequence ATGAATTTCCATTGGGCACAAGCATTGAGAGCACTTATCTTACTACTTTTTTCTGCGTTCATCTTTATGCTACATCATACCGGAGAGATTGTAAGATTTATAAACCCAGAATATGTTTTGTTTAGTCAAATAGCTTCTGTTCTGTTCTTGTTTTTATTTTTTATTCAAGTCCCAAGGATATGGAGAGATCGCTCAATTGAGGTGGTAGACCATAGTAATTGTGGACCTTGGGGATGCAACCACGAAGATGGCTATAGTCAAAGCCTATCTATTAAGACACTGCTTTCTTATGCTATTATCATCATTCCACTTCTTACAGGTTTTTTATTGCCGGGAAAAGAACTAGACGCCACCATTGCCATGAAAAGAGGAGTATATCTTCCAGGAACTATGCAGGAAGAACTAGATCCATCCAGTTGTGAGGATACTCATTTTCATTCACAACTGTCGCATACAAGTACTAGCGATGAGCAGGAGTTGTTACATAGTACAGCAATCATCTTAGACTCTACAAGGTTTACTTCTCACTTAAATATCATAACGAAAAATCCAACTTTATTTAAGGGGAAAACAGTTCAACTAGAAGGATTTGCTTTAAGAGATGAGACATTAGGTGAGAATTATTGGGTAATTGCTAGATTTTTAGTTACTCATTGTGTAGCTGATGCAAGTGTAATAGGAATTTTAGTTCATCTAGATCATACTGATTTAGAAGAAAACGCTTGGATTAGAGTTCAAGGGAAACTCGATGTGATCAGTCATAATCATCATGGTAGTGTACCTATTATAAGTGATGCAAAGTGGCAGTTGATAAGAAAGCCTAAAGATCCTTATGTATATCCTAGTAAATAG
- a CDS encoding oxidoreductase produces MVSNKTIIITGANSGIGLEAAKIFSNREAHVILAVRNLQKGEEAVKSIRQANKGAKVEVMKLDLSDLESVRAFSTEFISRFSSLDILVNNAGVMAPPYEKTVDGFELQFGSNHLGHFALTGLLLPLLKKTPKSRVVTLSSIAHRGASIYFDNLDGSKGYKSMKFYGQSKLANLLFAKELDQRLKQHGVNTISVACHPGITSTNLFKIGKKDLNILKRLLKFFFQRVEMGVQPTIYAATEETLKGGEYIGPDGCGNRAGNPAIETPAKTVYNEETMDKLWEVSETLTGVVYDFS; encoded by the coding sequence ATAGTGTCTAATAAAACAATTATCATTACAGGAGCCAATAGCGGAATTGGTTTGGAAGCAGCAAAAATTTTCTCAAATAGAGAAGCTCACGTTATACTGGCTGTTCGGAATTTACAGAAAGGTGAAGAAGCTGTAAAGTCAATTCGTCAAGCAAACAAAGGAGCAAAAGTTGAAGTAATGAAGTTAGATCTCTCTGATCTTGAAAGTGTTCGTGCATTTTCAACAGAATTTATAAGTAGATTTTCTTCATTAGATATCTTAGTTAATAATGCTGGCGTAATGGCTCCACCTTATGAAAAAACAGTAGATGGCTTTGAACTGCAATTCGGCAGTAATCATTTAGGACATTTTGCGTTAACTGGATTATTATTACCACTACTTAAGAAAACGCCAAAATCTCGGGTTGTAACACTAAGTAGCATTGCACATAGAGGAGCTTCCATTTATTTTGATAATCTAGATGGCTCAAAAGGTTATAAGTCAATGAAGTTTTACGGACAAAGTAAATTAGCGAATCTATTATTCGCTAAAGAGCTTGACCAGCGGTTGAAACAACATGGGGTTAACACGATTAGTGTCGCATGTCACCCAGGTATTACTTCGACCAATTTATTTAAGATTGGTAAAAAGGATTTAAACATTTTGAAACGGCTTCTTAAATTTTTCTTCCAAAGGGTTGAAATGGGTGTTCAACCTACCATCTACGCAGCCACTGAAGAGACACTAAAAGGCGGCGAGTACATTGGGCCAGATGGTTGTGGAAACAGAGCTGGTAACCCTGCTATCGAAACACCTGCAAAAACTGTATACAATGAAGAAACAATGGATAAGCTTTGGGAAGTGTCAGAGACATTAACAGGGGTAGTGTATGATTTTTCGTAG